In Cotesia glomerata isolate CgM1 linkage group LG1, MPM_Cglom_v2.3, whole genome shotgun sequence, one genomic interval encodes:
- the LOC123274902 gene encoding odorant receptor 13a-like isoform X2, producing MAVSVTFAAILCTVYCSVSYFQYFDTKVIRDIDQVIECLPMIILHFVTLTKYFNWIFNQEKVDNLILHIDRDGKALKLDRDVAIMEKWLQRIRNVSLSYSTAMFSILILYLASPGAPKLMDLINPLNESRKRIFLYQTEYFVDQEEYYVHILIHAYMTVPISVAVLVYFDNLVGTKVHHACAMFDILSTYLENINAGKISDAGSKEDYSRIHRNIVRCVNMHKNALKFSQDLEDSISSAWLLVLFFSLTIISITGTVTTTKFDQPNEAFKFMAFTIGAVFHLFYTSFQGQELIDQSERVFRAAYDSKWYNLPCSHQKLLSFLIMKSVTPSVITAGGMYILSLDTFSIVLKNAMSFFTVLTSMR from the exons ATGGCCGTCTCAGTCACCTTTGCAGCGATATTGTGTACGGTTTATTGTTCTGTTAGCTATTTTCAGTATTTTGACACCAAAG TTATTAGAGACATAGATCAAGTTATCGAATGTTTGCCGATGATTATTCTTCACTTTGTAACTcttacaaaatatttcaacTGGATTTTCAATCAAGAGAag gtggataatttaattttacacatCGATCGTGATGGAAAGGCTTTAAAATTAGACCGAGATGTTGCTATAATGGAAAAATGGTTACAGCGAATACGAAATGTTTCGTTGAGTTATTCAA CCGCaatgttttcaattttaatattataccTTGCATCTCCTGGCGCTCCGAAGCTCATGGACTTGATAAATCCGCTGAATGAATCTcgtaaaagaatatttttataccaGACGGAATATTTCGTCGACCAAGAGGAGTATTACGTTCATATTTTGATTCACGCATATATGACCGTCCCAATTTCCGTCGCTGTTCTCGTCTACTTTGATAATTTAGTTGGAACGAAGGTTCATCATGCTTGTGCCATGTTTGATATTCTCAG tactTATTTAGAAAACATCAATGCTGGAAAAATAAGTGATGCTGGTAGCAAAGAAGATTACAGTAGAATTCATAGGAACATCGTGCGCTGCGTTAATATGCATAAAAATGCTCTAAA ATTTTCTCAAGATTTAGAAGATTCTATATCGTCAGCCTGGttgttagttttatttttcagtctGACGATAATTTCAATTACAGGCACAGtg ACAACTACAAAATTTGATCAACCTAACGAAGCCTTCAAATTTATGGCTTTTACTATCGGCGCTGTTTTTCACCTCTTTTACACCAGTTTCCAAGGCCAAGAACTTATAGATCAAAGTGAAAGAGTTTTTCGAGCTGC GTACGACTCCAAGTGGTATAACCTCCCTTGTTCTCACCAAAAGCTCCTCAGTTTTCTGATAATGAAAAGTGTGACACCAAGTGTCATTACTGCCGGTGGAATGTATATTTTATCACTTGATACTTTCAGTATC gTCCTCAAAAATGCCATGTCTTTCTTCACTGTTTTGACGTCAATGCGATAA
- the LOC123274902 gene encoding odorant receptor 13a-like isoform X1 — protein MNILKTRHFREFKVVLTLLGQWPSQSPLQRYCVRFIVLLAIFSILTPKIIKFFEVIRDIDQVIECLPMIILHFVTLTKYFNWIFNQEKVDNLILHIDRDGKALKLDRDVAIMEKWLQRIRNVSLSYSTAMFSILILYLASPGAPKLMDLINPLNESRKRIFLYQTEYFVDQEEYYVHILIHAYMTVPISVAVLVYFDNLVGTKVHHACAMFDILSTYLENINAGKISDAGSKEDYSRIHRNIVRCVNMHKNALKFSQDLEDSISSAWLLVLFFSLTIISITGTVTTTKFDQPNEAFKFMAFTIGAVFHLFYTSFQGQELIDQSERVFRAAYDSKWYNLPCSHQKLLSFLIMKSVTPSVITAGGMYILSLDTFSIVLKNAMSFFTVLTSMR, from the exons ATGAATATTCTCAAAACCCGTCATTTTCGAGAATTCAAAGTCGTGCTCACCCTTCTGGGACAATGGCCGTCTCAGTCACCTTTGCAGCGATATTGTGTACGGTTTATTGTTCTGTTAGCTATTTTCAGTATTTTGACACCAAAG ATTATCAAATTCTTTGAAGTTATTAGAGACATAGATCAAGTTATCGAATGTTTGCCGATGATTATTCTTCACTTTGTAACTcttacaaaatatttcaacTGGATTTTCAATCAAGAGAag gtggataatttaattttacacatCGATCGTGATGGAAAGGCTTTAAAATTAGACCGAGATGTTGCTATAATGGAAAAATGGTTACAGCGAATACGAAATGTTTCGTTGAGTTATTCAA CCGCaatgttttcaattttaatattataccTTGCATCTCCTGGCGCTCCGAAGCTCATGGACTTGATAAATCCGCTGAATGAATCTcgtaaaagaatatttttataccaGACGGAATATTTCGTCGACCAAGAGGAGTATTACGTTCATATTTTGATTCACGCATATATGACCGTCCCAATTTCCGTCGCTGTTCTCGTCTACTTTGATAATTTAGTTGGAACGAAGGTTCATCATGCTTGTGCCATGTTTGATATTCTCAG tactTATTTAGAAAACATCAATGCTGGAAAAATAAGTGATGCTGGTAGCAAAGAAGATTACAGTAGAATTCATAGGAACATCGTGCGCTGCGTTAATATGCATAAAAATGCTCTAAA ATTTTCTCAAGATTTAGAAGATTCTATATCGTCAGCCTGGttgttagttttatttttcagtctGACGATAATTTCAATTACAGGCACAGtg ACAACTACAAAATTTGATCAACCTAACGAAGCCTTCAAATTTATGGCTTTTACTATCGGCGCTGTTTTTCACCTCTTTTACACCAGTTTCCAAGGCCAAGAACTTATAGATCAAAGTGAAAGAGTTTTTCGAGCTGC GTACGACTCCAAGTGGTATAACCTCCCTTGTTCTCACCAAAAGCTCCTCAGTTTTCTGATAATGAAAAGTGTGACACCAAGTGTCATTACTGCCGGTGGAATGTATATTTTATCACTTGATACTTTCAGTATC gTCCTCAAAAATGCCATGTCTTTCTTCACTGTTTTGACGTCAATGCGATAA
- the LOC123274923 gene encoding odorant receptor 4-like isoform X2 → MDDIDGIIACLPMIFVHLTSLTKYFNWIINTSKFDRLIFLIERDGKTLEVNQDVEIMDDWLRKIKSVSTTYTTSMFGILGVFLISPAFPKVLDIINPLNESRPLLQIYETEYFVDENEYYLYILLHAYMTVPISMGVLIYFDILLGTHVYHACAMFEILRTYLKTIHVEICDEQVEVKDKSKKIIHCVRMHRTTLEFADEIDSAYSTAWFIMLITCLVGMTFTGTATVIKLSETNEAIKYVSFCMGHAFHLYFTSFQGQLLIDNSEAVFYDTYSSEWYRIPIFYQKLLITIMMRSMNPCRISAGKVYILAMDTFSSVMQKAMSFFTVLSSMR, encoded by the exons ATGGATGACATTGACGGAATCATCGCGTGCTTGCCCATGATTTTCGTTCATCTTACTAGTCTTACCAAATATTTCAACTGGATTATAAATACAAGCAAg TTTGACcgtcttatttttttgatcgAGCGTGATGGAAAGACTTTGGAAGTTAATCAAGATGTTGAAATTATGGACGATTGgttgagaaaaatcaaaagtGTTTCAACGACTTATACAa cttCTATGTTCGGGATCCTCGGAGTGTTTTTGATCTCTCCAGCATTTCCAAAAGTGCTGGACATAATAAACCCATTGAACGAATCCCGTCCGCTGTTACAAATCTACGAAACAGAATATTTTGTGGATGAAAACGAGTATTACTTATACATACTGCTGCACGCTTATATGACCGTACCGATTTCTATGGGGGTCCTTATATACTTTGATATTCTCCTTGGAACCCATGTTTACCACGCTTGCGCAATGTTTGAAATACTCCG AAcatatttgaagacaattcaCGTAGAAATTTGCGACGAACAAGTTGAGGTGAAagataaatcaaagaaaataaTCCACTGCGTTCGCATGCACAGAACTACTCTAga ATTTGCCGATGAAATAGACTCGGCTTACAGCACGGCTTGGTTCATCATGCTGATAACTTGTCTTGTAGGAATGACCTTCACCGGAACAGCG ACAGTTATTAAGCTCAGTGAAACAAATGAAGCGATAAAGTATGTTTCATTTTGTATGGGCCATGCGTTCCATCTTTACTTTACAAGTTTTCAAGGACAACTTCTTATAGACAACAGTGAAGCGGTCTTTTATGATac TTATTCGTCAGAGTGGTACAGAATTCCCATCTTCTACCAAAAACTCCTTATTACAATAATGATGCGAAGCATGAATCCCTGCAGAATTTCAGCTGGAAAAGTATACATTCTCGCGATGGATACTTTCAGTTCA gTGATGCAAAAAGCGATGTCTTTCTTCACAGTTCTGTCATCAATGCGttga
- the LOC123274869 gene encoding putative odorant receptor 59c: METNTTTPYHRINKIFLSVIGQWPHQTKLSKCICYIILFFFCSTQGYLQTAGMIAARVDIDVFLEAIPTVLADVVCAIKMFNFTVNFSKMKKLLLIMEDDWKTFSSGPENDILNEYAHFGRKVTIYYTGALYGTLAPLVIVPITPLLLDVIAPMNESYPKHLMFQQIEFLVDAEKYFYPLFILNYLGTVAFLTIIIAIDTMLMVYIQHGCAKFTILGLFLDRIAKSADREISRHNDKFTNVDYKDVVKCIAFHNRTIEFANLVEDANCVSFLSIIGINIIMMTTSALVALFKFMMNETEIAGRFAFFTLGEVCHIFYSSWQGELLLKHSESIFDRAYQANWIDTSVHSQKLMVPFLLRSAIPCRLTAGKMFEMSLKTFSVIVKTSFSYLTVFASMRA; encoded by the exons ATGGAGACTAACACTACTACTCCGTATcatagaattaataaaatttttctcagtgtTATTGGCCAGTGGCCTCATCAGACCAAATTGTCCAAATGTAtttgttatattattttatttttcttctgttCTACGCAAGGATATCTTCAG aCCGCTGGAATGATAGCTGCAAGAGTTGACATCGATGTTTTTTTGGAAGCGATTCCGACAGTATTGGCCGATGTTGTTTGTGCAATAAAAATGTTCAACTTTACTGTAAATTTTAGCaag atgaaaaaattacttttgatAATGGAAGACGACTGGAAAACTTTTTCTTCTGGTCCCGAAAATGACATTCTAAATGAATACGCCCATTTTGGAAGAAAAGTTACCATTTACTACACAGGAGCTCTTTACGGAACATTAGCACCTTTAGTAATAGTGCCAATCACTCCTCTGCTTCTGGATGTAATCGCTCCTATGAACGAAAGTTATCCAAAGCACTTAATGTTCCAACAGATAGAGTTCCTAGTAGAcgctgaaaaatatttttatcctcTATTTATCCTCAATTACCTTGGCACCGTTGCGTTTTTGACCATAATTATAGCAATTGACACGATGTTGATGGTTTACATCCAACATGGCTGCGCTAAATTTACAATTCTTGG GTTGTTTTTGGACCGAATAGCCAAAAGCGCAGATCGAGAAATCAGCCGCCACAATGATAAATTTACGAATGTTGACTACAAAGATGTCGTCAAGTGCATTGCATTTCATAACCGTACAATCGA GTTCGCCAATCTTGTCGAAGATGCTAATTGTGTCAGTTTCCTTTCTATAATtggaataaatataataatgatgacAACTTCGGCTTTGGTG GCTCTGTTCAAATTCATGATGAATGAAACAGAAATAGCAGGTCGGTTTGCGTTCTTTACTTTGGGAGAAGTCTGCCATATTTTTTACAGCAGCTGGCAAGGGGAACTACTTTTGAAACACAGTGAATCAATATTTGACCGTGC TTACCAAGCAAACTGGATTGATACCTCAGTGCACTCCCAAAAACTAATGGTGCCATTTTTGTTGAGAAGTGCCATTCCTTGCCGATTGACCGCAGGAAAAATGTTCGAAatgtctttaaaaactttcagCGTG attgtAAAAACATCATTTTCGTACCTCACTGTGTTTGCATCAATGCGTGCCTAA
- the LOC123275254 gene encoding uncharacterized protein LOC123275254 has protein sequence MNFFDQSYYRLLRTSVCIIGRWPFQTSLKKFLIGIIISLAYILQVGPKILADIVHSDDRELIFETLAPTILNFAALTKYINTFINAKMIKNLVERIKEDWRLITNDSEKVILKKHAGVGKLMAIGYIGFVYTSTVMFIIEPILPILINAIFKINITAPHKFADPMEWIVIDKEKYYWLLLSNSSVCIMIILTTLICHDVVFITVVHHAHGLFAVTGYRIKNLPNNTIQEKNLLKFDPTTNKRDIHYKHLVSCIRIHRRALEYADFIEQTFAGCFGVVIGLNLPLISITGVQIIAASNTFQQKMKYVMFSGAQLLHLFFECFLSQQLTDISSQVQQHIANGKWYDISAKSQKLLILMTMRCQVPCTLTAGKIMGLSIESFGAMIKTSGSYFMMLLSMQRMQKRFDWASNFKEKHKLCQKYNKKKSQKYKSPRTMDFFHQPCYKLSRNFARLIGRWPYQSSLQCFLIGVVIIAAYILQVGPKILADIVHSDDQELVLETLAPTITNIMAFAKYINTWVNAKMLKKLFETIRDDWELVTNSEEKEILKSYAEFGKLLATGYAGFVYVTTITFVTEPVLPILINSVFKTNLSAPHKFADPMEWIIIDKEKYYWILLSNSSVCIMVILSCLISYDVIFITFVHHACGLFALTGHRIQKLTSDKNLKRLPRRTTVLNRSRDFQYKHLISCIKIHKQALNYVDLIETTFSGCFGIVVGLNLPLMSITGIQIIAQGGTLQQKIKYVMFTGAQMLHLFFECFLSQRLTDMSFQIQEHIANGKWYNISPKSQKLLILMTMRSQVPCILTAGKIMGLSIESFGTMLKTSGSYFTMLLSFQN, from the exons ATGAACTTCTTCGATCAGTCTTATTATAGATTGCTACGAACTTCTGTCTGCATCATAGGTCGGTGGCCATTCCAGACTAGtcttaaaaagtttttgataGGGATTATCATCAGTCTAGCTTATATTCTGCAAGTGGGACCGAAA ATTTTGGCAGACATTGTGCACTCTGATGATCGGGAGCTGATTTTTGAAACATTGGCTCCTactatattaaattttgcagctttaacaaaatatattaatacttttataaatGCAAAAATg ATTAAGAATCTTGTGGAAAGGATTAAAGAAGACTGGAGATTAATTACAAATGACAgtgaaaaagttattttgaaaaaacacgCTGGAGTGGGAAAACTCATGGCTATTGGATACATAG GATTTGTATACACATCGACTGTGATGTTTATTATCGAGCCGATTTTGCCGATACTAATAAatgcaatatttaaaataaacatcaCGGCACCACATAAATTTGCCGATCCAATGGAGTGGATTGTAATagacaaagaaaaatattattggttATTACTCAGCAATTCCAGCGTTTGCATCATGATAATTTTGACAACGCTCATTTGCCATGACGTCGTATTTATCACCGTTGTACACCATGCTCACGGATTATTTGCAGTTACAGG ATATCGGATCAAAAATTTGCCCAATAATACAATACAAGAGaaaaaccttttaaaatttgatcCAACAACAAATAAGCGGGATATTCATTACAAACATTTAGTTTCATGCATCAGAATTCACCGACGAGCTTTAGA ATACGCAGATTTTATTGAACAAACCTTCGCTGGATGTTTCGGAGTTGTGATTGGATTGAATTTGCCGTTAATAAGTATCACTGGAGTTCAG ataattGCTGCTTCGAACACCTTTCAGCAAAAAATGAAGTACGTCATGTTCTCAGGAGCTCAGTTGCTACATCTTTTCTTTGAATGCTTCCTGTCTCAGCAGCTGACGGATATAAGTTCGCAAGTTCAACAACACAt AGCCAATGGAAAGTGGTACGACATTTCggcaaaatctcaaaaattgcTGATTTTGATGACCATGAGGTGTCAAGTACCTTGTACTCTGACGGCAGGAAAAATTATGGGACTGTCTATCGAAAGCTTTGGAGCTATGATCAAAACTAGCGGATCATACTTTATGATGCTGTTATCTATgcaa CGGATGCAAAAACGATTCGATTG GGcttcaaattttaaagaaaagcACAAATTATGTcagaaatataataaaaaaaaaagtcagaaaTACAAATCGCCTAGAACAATGGACTTTTTTCACCAACCTTGTTATAAGTTATCGAGAAATTTCGCTCGGTTGATAGGTCGATGGCCTTACCAATCCAGTCTTCAGTGTTTTCTGATAGGAGTCGTTATTATTGCTGCGTATATTTTGCAAGTTGGACCTAAA ATTTTAGCCGATATTGTGCATTCCGATGATCAAGAATTGGTCCTTGAAACTTTGGCGCCCACAATAACTAACATAATGGCGTTTGCCAAATATATAAACACTTGGGTCAATGCAAAAATG cttaaaaaactttttgaaaCGATTAGAGACGACTGGGAGCTCGTGACAAATAgtgaagaaaaagaaattttgaaaagttatgCAGAATTTGGAAAACTTTTGGCCACTGGATACGCag gGTTTGTTTACGTAACAACAATAACATTTGTAACGGAACCGGTTTTGCCGATATTAATAAACTCAGTTTTTAAAACAAACTTATCGGCTCCGCATAAATTCGCTGATCCGATGGAGTGGATAATTATTGACAAAGAAAAGTACTATTGGATACTTTTGAGCAACTCCAGTGTGTGCATTATGGTGATTTTGAGTTGTCTTATTTCTTatgatgttatttttatcacttttGTGCATCACGCTTGTGGATTATTTGCACTTACAGG ACACAGGATTCAAAAATTGACTAGCGACAAGAATTTGAAAAGGTTACCTAGGAGAACCACTGTTTTGAACCGATCTCGCGATTTTCAATACAAACATTTGATATCTTGCATTAAAATTCATAAGCAAGCTTTGaa CTATGTAGATTTAATTGAAACAACTTTTTCGGGATGCTTCGGAATTGTCGTTGGCTTAAATTTGCCCCTCATGAGTATCACTGGAATCCAG attatCGCACAAGGAGGCACTTTGcagcaaaaaattaagtatgtAATGTTCACGGGAGCTCAGATGTTGCACCTATTTTTTGAATGCTTCCTGTCTCAACGACTAACGGATATGAGTTTCCAAATTCAAGAACACAT AGCGAACGGAAAGTGGTACAACATTTCGCcaaaatctcaaaaacttTTGATTTTGATGACGATGAGGTCTCAAGTTCCGTGCATACTAACAGCAGGAAAAATTATGGGCTTGTCTATTGAGAGTTTTGGGACGATGCTCAAAACCAGTGGCTCGTACTTCACAATGTTGTTGTCTTttcaaaattag
- the LOC123274923 gene encoding odorant receptor 4-like isoform X1: protein MNILQSPHFQDFKVVLSLLGQWPSQSRLQRYSARFFVLFAIFSILTPKVIKFVEVMDDIDGIIACLPMIFVHLTSLTKYFNWIINTSKFDRLIFLIERDGKTLEVNQDVEIMDDWLRKIKSVSTTYTTSMFGILGVFLISPAFPKVLDIINPLNESRPLLQIYETEYFVDENEYYLYILLHAYMTVPISMGVLIYFDILLGTHVYHACAMFEILRTYLKTIHVEICDEQVEVKDKSKKIIHCVRMHRTTLEFADEIDSAYSTAWFIMLITCLVGMTFTGTATVIKLSETNEAIKYVSFCMGHAFHLYFTSFQGQLLIDNSEAVFYDTYSSEWYRIPIFYQKLLITIMMRSMNPCRISAGKVYILAMDTFSSVMQKAMSFFTVLSSMR from the exons ATGAATATTCTCCAAAGCCCGCACTTTCAAGATTTCAAAGTCGTGCTTTCTCTCCTCGGACAATGGCCTTCTCAGTCGCGACTGCAACGATACAGTGCTCGGTTTTTCGTGTTGTTTGCTATTTTCAGTATTTTAACACCAAAG gttataaaatttgttgaagTGATGGATGACATTGACGGAATCATCGCGTGCTTGCCCATGATTTTCGTTCATCTTACTAGTCTTACCAAATATTTCAACTGGATTATAAATACAAGCAAg TTTGACcgtcttatttttttgatcgAGCGTGATGGAAAGACTTTGGAAGTTAATCAAGATGTTGAAATTATGGACGATTGgttgagaaaaatcaaaagtGTTTCAACGACTTATACAa cttCTATGTTCGGGATCCTCGGAGTGTTTTTGATCTCTCCAGCATTTCCAAAAGTGCTGGACATAATAAACCCATTGAACGAATCCCGTCCGCTGTTACAAATCTACGAAACAGAATATTTTGTGGATGAAAACGAGTATTACTTATACATACTGCTGCACGCTTATATGACCGTACCGATTTCTATGGGGGTCCTTATATACTTTGATATTCTCCTTGGAACCCATGTTTACCACGCTTGCGCAATGTTTGAAATACTCCG AAcatatttgaagacaattcaCGTAGAAATTTGCGACGAACAAGTTGAGGTGAAagataaatcaaagaaaataaTCCACTGCGTTCGCATGCACAGAACTACTCTAga ATTTGCCGATGAAATAGACTCGGCTTACAGCACGGCTTGGTTCATCATGCTGATAACTTGTCTTGTAGGAATGACCTTCACCGGAACAGCG ACAGTTATTAAGCTCAGTGAAACAAATGAAGCGATAAAGTATGTTTCATTTTGTATGGGCCATGCGTTCCATCTTTACTTTACAAGTTTTCAAGGACAACTTCTTATAGACAACAGTGAAGCGGTCTTTTATGATac TTATTCGTCAGAGTGGTACAGAATTCCCATCTTCTACCAAAAACTCCTTATTACAATAATGATGCGAAGCATGAATCCCTGCAGAATTTCAGCTGGAAAAGTATACATTCTCGCGATGGATACTTTCAGTTCA gTGATGCAAAAAGCGATGTCTTTCTTCACAGTTCTGTCATCAATGCGttga